GAACTCCACGTCCCTTGGTTGATGAGTCTGCGATTATCCCTAACTCCTATGAGATTCCATTTGTAGAAGGGGATTTCATATGTTTTTTTGGGGTGGAAACAACGAGGGGAACGTTGATGGCTTTTGCGGAGGCTTGGGACACGCAACTTTCCTATCAGGAGTTGTGTGCAGTTGCGCGGCACAACCTTGAGCTTTTGTATTCCTTGGGTCGGTGAGGTTTCGTTGCTGGGTGTCACTTAAGTGACACAAACTTTGCTGCACAGTGGTCTTGCGGCCTTTATTGTTTTTCTTGCATCAAGCAGCAGATTTCTTTGGGGGTAAAAACATGTCACAAATCAGCATTGACGTTGAGTCGATTCAATCTGCGATCGACAAACTGCAATCCGTGTCACAGGCGTTCAGTCCATTCGGTCGGGTAGCTTCTCATGTTGACTCTTCTCTTCTTAGGGACTTTTCGCCTGTGTCGGGCCTCGATCACGCGGGGCGCACGCACGAAACAATCATTGGTGAGTATCAGCCTCCGGCGGCGAGAGCATTTGTCATTTACATGAAGAACGCGGCGGCGTTATTGGAATCGAATGTGAATAACACGTTGATGGCGGATGCCGATTTTTCAATGGTGATGTCGGATATCGGTGTGGGAAGCAATGATGTTTTTAAGCAGCGGGTGCAGGATGTGGAGAAGGGTTCTCCTGCGCCGGTGTTGATCAATCCGACGATTGGTCGGTTTGCGAATACGCCTGCGGTGGCGGGTCCGCAGTCGTCGTTGCCGGGGTTGCATTCGCAGATTATGGCGACTTTTCCGGAAATAGCGGTCGATGCTGCTGCACAGTGGGCGAGTGATGCGGAAGCGATTGCTCGGGCTGTTGCGTCCTTAGATGGTGTTAAGGCGTTGTTGGCGTCGTCGGCTGAGACGAGTTGGGTGAGTGAGGCGATTGCTCGGGTGAATCGTATTCAGTGGGTTGGCGGGGATTTTGCGGCTAAGGCTGGTGCGTTGTCGGGTCATACGTCGACGTTGGCGGCTGTGGCGAAGGAGATGCAGATTCAGACTACGGTGGCGCATGGGACATGGATGGCGTTGCCGTCTCCGGAGGAGAAGGTGCCGTTTGAGCAAGCGTATTTGGCGTATTTTCCTGCGATGTTGACAGCGCGGTTGGTGCCGGTTACCCCGATGTTTGATCAGTTGTTGCAGCCGTTGTCGGAGATGCCGGGGGATGATTATGTACCCGAGTCGGTCTCGGTGCCGAAAGTTCCTGGGTTTGGTGAGTCTAGGTTGCCGCGTGTGGTGGCAGAGGCGTTTCATCAGCGTGGGTTTGGGGATGTGGCGCAGGCGCAGACTCCGGAGGAAGTGATTGAGCAGTTTGGTGATGTAAACCCGGATGTGTTGGAGGCGTTGTCTGCTGGTGCTTCGCCGACGCAGGCAGCGGCGGTGGCAGCGCCGAGTATGCCGCCTTCGTTGCACCCAGGTGCGGGTATATCAGCGGGTGTGCCAGGTTCGGGTGGGTTAGGTGCAGGTGTGTCGTCTCCGGTGTTTGCGGGGGCTTCCGGGGCGTTCGGCGGGGGTGTTATCGGTGGTGGGCCTGTGGGTGGTGCTGGGTCTGGTCGTGGTGGTGCTGGGGTTTCACGTGGTTTGGCCTATGGCGCGGCACCGGGCGCGGTACCGGGCGCGGCGGTGCCGCGTGGTGGGCTGGTATCACCTGGTGTATCTGTTACGCCGGGGGTATCGAGTGGCGCTCACGCTTCGCGTGGGTATCCGGTTGGTGCTCCTGTTGGGCCAGCCGGTGGTGGCCGGGATAATCCGCGGAAGCGGATTAAGGCTGTGACCAGTGCGGTAGAGCGCGACGGTAACCTGCGGGCGTTGTTGGGGGAAGCGCCGGCGCTGCTTCCCGAGGTCATCGGGGACAATGTCCGCCAACCTCGCGACTTCTAGGGGGTGAAACGGGGCGTGCGGGAGATCATCCAGCTGGAGATTGCCAGTAAGATCACGCTTGCCACTGTCAGTACGGTGGTGGTCGCCACAGTATCGCTGAGAAAGAGGATGATGAGGCTTATTCCGATGAAGATGGTGAGGCTTTGGCCGTTGTTCCTGGAGAGTCCTGTCATGATCCCGGTGATGCCTGCTGTGGTGAATACCAGTAGCGTCAGCGCGATGCTGGCAGCGATTGTGGCTGGAGTTTGTCCAGCGTATTCAACGAGGTAAGGTTCCCCGTTTGTGTCGGTAAATGGGGTTGGCCCGGTGGTGATGAGTAGGACGTCGTAGAAGGTGTAATGGGGGTTGCGCGACCAACTAATTTGGCCGGCGGTCACTGCCGCTGCGGTTAGGGCGAGGGCGGATAGTGCGCTGAATATGACTCCGCTGCTGAGGAATTTTCGGAAGCTGGCCCCGAGTTGGTTCAGTGCTGTCCAGTTGGAGGCGAGCGTGGCGGTGGTCTTCCCCAAAAATATGGCGCCGAGGAGGGTCCAGGTGGTTCCTGAGCCTGCGATGAAGCGGCCTAGGGCGATGCAGATTGCGAGGGCAAAGATACCTGCGACGGGGAGGATGTATTTGTTGGGGCTGAGGAATAGTTTCATGGTGTTTAGACCTTTCGGGATGCGATCAGGTTGATTAGGTGGGTGTCGTCGGGGTAGGTCACCGTGACGGTGTCGGGGGTGTCGAGGGGTTCGGCCATGTGGGCGCGCATACGGGAGCCGAGGGTTGAGGTTGATATCACTTCGCGGCCGCGGATGAGCTTGTCGACGTCGCCTTGTTCACCGCTGATGATGGGGAAGGAGGAGCGGGCGTCGTCAAGCTTGATTGGTTCTGTCACTTCGTGTTCGTTGACGCGGATTGCATACTCGGCGAGTCCTGCGAGGTCTTCGGCGCGGTGTGAGGCCATGATGATGGTGCGGTTTGGGTTGGCGGCAATGTGGTCGATGAGCAGGTCGCGCAGTCGGGTGCGGGTGTTGATGTCGAGGCCGTCGAAGGGTTCGTCGAGAAGCAGTAGTGGTTCGTCGGCGGCGAGTGCCACTGCGATAGTGAGGCTGCGGCGCTGGCCGACGGAGAGTTCGTGGATTGGGGAGGTGTCGGGAAAGTCTAGTTCGATCTGGTTGAGGGGTTTTGCTTCTCCGGCCCAGGCGATGTGATCGCGTACGGTGTAGCCGAGGAATTGTGCGTCGGCGCTGGCGGGGACGAAGGCGGCGCCGGGGCCGAAGAGGGTCTTGAGGTAGTGCGTTTTGCCGGCCGCGTTGGGGCCGACTAGGGCGTAGAAGCCGGGGGTGTGCATTTATTTGTTTCCCTTCGTGATCATGTCGGTGAGTTCTTGGGTGGTTATGCCGAGTTGTTCTGCTTCGCGTAGCAGGGGTGAGAGGAAGTTGCTGGTGAAGGCTGCGCGGCGTTGAGCGAGGACTTGCTCGCGGGCGCCTGGGAGGACGAACATGCCTAGCCCGCGGCGTTTTTCTACTAGGCCTGCCTGCAGAAGTGTGGTGAGGGCTTTGGCGGAGGTGGTTGGGTTGACGGAGTGAAAGTGGGAGAGTTCGTTGGTTGAGGGGACGCGTTGGCCCGCGGCTAGTTCGCCTGAGGCGATGAGGTCTTGGAGCTCATCCGCGATCCTTTCGTATATGGGTTTACCACTCATGTGGGTAACTATATATCCGGTGAACGTGGCGGCGCAAGGACAATGTGTAAATTGGTGAAACATGACTGACAAGCAGCGCGTTCTCTCCGGCATCCAACCCACCGCGGACTCCTACCACCTAGGCAACTACCTTGGCGCCCTCAAACAGTGGATCGACCTGCAGGACGGCTACGACGCTTTTTACTTCATTCCAGATCTCCATGCGATCACCGTGGATCAAGACCCGAAAGAGTTACGCGAACGTACCCTGAAAGGTTGCGCCCAGCTCATCGCCTTGGGCATCGACCCTGCAAAATCCACTCTGTTTGTCCAGTCGCACGTCCCCGAGCACGCCGAGTTGACCTGGGTGCTGCAGTGCCTCACCGGCTTTGGAGAGGCCTCGCGCATGACTCAGTTCAAGGACAAGTCCCTCAAGCACGGACAAGACCGCACCTCTGTCGGCCTCTTTACTTACCCGGTGCTTATGGCCGCCGACATCTTGCTTTACTCCCCGCACGTCGTTCCGGTCGGTGAGGACCAGCGCCAGCACCTCGAGCTGACTCGCACTTTGGCTGAGCGTTTCAACTCGCGCTACGGAAATACCTTTATCGTCCCTGAGGGGATGATCCCGGAGGGGTCCTCCAAGATCCAAGACTTGCAGGAACCGACCGCGAAGATGAGCAAGTCGGGTGCGAATCCGAAGGGCATCATCAACCTTCTCGACGACCCAAAGACCTCCGCCAAGCGCATCAAATCTGCCGTGACCGACAATGATGGCGTGATCGCCTTTGATAAGGAACATAAGCCGGGTGTTTCCAACCTTTTGGTTATTCAGTCGGCGCTTACCGGCAAAACCGTCGAGGCACTTGTCGCCGGTTACGAGGGGCAAGGTTATGGCGCGTTGAAAGCTGACACTGCCGAAGCCCTTGAGGCTTTCACAACGCCACTGCGTGCCCGTTACGACGAGCTGATGAGCGACCTCGGTGAGCTTGAGAGCATCCTCGCCGCCGGTGCGCAACGCGCCCGTGAAGTTGCGGCGCCGCTGCTTGCCGACGTCTACGAGCGCGTCGGTTTTCTGCCCGCCCGCCGCCGCTAACTGCCC
The Corynebacterium sp. BD556 genome window above contains:
- a CDS encoding AAA family ATPase, whose translation is MHTPGFYALVGPNAAGKTHYLKTLFGPGAAFVPASADAQFLGYTVRDHIAWAGEAKPLNQIELDFPDTSPIHELSVGQRRSLTIAVALAADEPLLLLDEPFDGLDINTRTRLRDLLIDHIAANPNRTIIMASHRAEDLAGLAEYAIRVNEHEVTEPIKLDDARSSFPIISGEQGDVDKLIRGREVISTSTLGSRMRAHMAEPLDTPDTVTVTYPDDTHLINLIASRKV
- a CDS encoding GntR family transcriptional regulator — its product is MSGKPIYERIADELQDLIASGELAAGQRVPSTNELSHFHSVNPTTSAKALTTLLQAGLVEKRRGLGMFVLPGAREQVLAQRRAAFTSNFLSPLLREAEQLGITTQELTDMITKGNK
- the trpS gene encoding tryptophan--tRNA ligase, encoding MTDKQRVLSGIQPTADSYHLGNYLGALKQWIDLQDGYDAFYFIPDLHAITVDQDPKELRERTLKGCAQLIALGIDPAKSTLFVQSHVPEHAELTWVLQCLTGFGEASRMTQFKDKSLKHGQDRTSVGLFTYPVLMAADILLYSPHVVPVGEDQRQHLELTRTLAERFNSRYGNTFIVPEGMIPEGSSKIQDLQEPTAKMSKSGANPKGIINLLDDPKTSAKRIKSAVTDNDGVIAFDKEHKPGVSNLLVIQSALTGKTVEALVAGYEGQGYGALKADTAEALEAFTTPLRARYDELMSDLGELESILAAGAQRAREVAAPLLADVYERVGFLPARRR